One Drosophila subpulchrella strain 33 F10 #4 breed RU33 chromosome 2R, RU_Dsub_v1.1 Primary Assembly, whole genome shotgun sequence genomic window, CTCCTCCGACGCGAATTCTATATTGCCGATTGCTTCATCGACAATCTGAGTGCACAGAAAACAAGGCATTTGTACCGAAAGTGCGCCAGGAAGCGTACAAAGTGCGTTACACTGCGTTTTACTTTACACATAAGAACAGGCCGATGCACAGCTGATTGGTTCCATCACTAGCTGTTATCGATAACCTGCCGCGAGTAGTAGAACCATGTTTTTCTTGTTCAAAAATTATGgttattggattttttttataattttttattttcagtttaaacactttgaattaatttaaagcgtataataattaattgaaTTAAAGCTCCCAATAAAACACCCAAAATTCAGCAAGTGATGTGAAAAGTTTGtcagttaacattttatttaattaactaAGTAGTCCATAAAGGCCCCACTATTTATCACCTTTTTCCTCTAAAACcccaaataacaaatatataCAGGCTATTCCCCAAACTGTTAAATTGCTGAATGGTTGAAAATTCAACAGAAAATATCAGCAATTGATGGAACGGACCCTAAATGTTTCCTGTCCAATTTACCAACAGCTGTGACCAGATGtcaacatttttgaaattaaagacacgtaatatttcatttttcattATAAGTTGATGCATAAAATTATTACTAAGGTAAGAAGAACTAAAAATGTACTTCTAAAACTGATTTTGAAGTAAACAAAGCTTACTTCTGCTACTAAAATGTTTCAGAGTTTctacatattttaatgaacTAAGGTGACGACTATGGTTTCCAGCATAATTACTGAAAGTTGAGCTTTTATGGGACACCTGATAAACAGCAGACCAAATTTCAACCAGTCAGCAATTCAACCGTTTTGGGAATACCCCAGTTGTTATTGTGCTTTTTTTCTAGCTGTATTGAAAAAATACCACCTTATTTCAAAATAGTAGtgtatttggtatttattgTAGTACCATCTCTAATTAAGCAGAGCGCAGTTGAATTGATATGAATCGTTTTCCGGGCattgtgaaataaatctgAAGTAAAACAGGAGGGCAGCACTTGCTTATAGCTCGGCGCCATATACACAAAGACAAGGAGACTGACAACATGGAAAGTACCGCTGCAGAAGGGGCAGCCTCTGCCAATGACTCATCGCCTTCGCTGAACGTTCTGTGTGCAATTTGTAACGAGTTTTTCCGGGCAAACGACATAATCTTCTCAACCACCAGCTGCGGTCATGTTTTCCACAAGGAATGCCTCACCCGCTGGCTGAACACGTCCGGAACCTGCCCGCAGTGCAGGGGCGCCTGCAACCGGAATCGCGTCCACCGGCTGTATCTGAACTTCTCCGAAGCCACGGAGTACGATTATCAGGAGCCGCCCAAAAAGCCCATCGAATGGGTGCCCATGGATCTCGACAGGAACAGCTTTCCGGACTCCCACCTGCCGCCCGAGGGAGCGGTGCAGTGCGGCACCAACGAGGACGGTTTGCCCACTTATGTGGCCAGAGGATTTTACCAAGATGATCTTCTGCCCTCCTTTTATGTGCCAGAGAAGAAGGCTGCCTTTGGATCGCATGCGTGTAGGGCCCACCGTCTGACGGACGATGTGGAGTTGCTGGTGCTGAACGACTGTGACCACAAGTGGGTGGCCGGCCGGGATGGAACCTATCCACGGAATGCCCTGAAAGCGGGCTACTCCGAGACGCATGAGGTCACCTATACGGGTCGCGGGATCTACGAGGGCGTTCTTCGACTGGGTAAAGTGCATCCCTCTCACAAGGTTATGTACATCCCTCACCGGGGTCAGGAGGTCAACGTCAACACCTACGAGGTCCTAGTAGTCACCCCACGCGAACAGGCCGAACGATAATGGTGCTGCATTCTGAAACACCTACGCCTTATTATTGTATAAATCTGTGTTATGTATATGTACGTCTGTTACATTTAAGAGTGTGCTGTGTCACCTCTGAATCCTCAGCACCCGATATTAAATTTCTCCCTAACCCAATAGCTATATGGTATTACCTCAAAGTTTCTTATCAGTAATGTGAATCTATTACATTTCCCGAAATTTTATTGTACAGTTGCTTTTGCTTAAAGAGTGAGCACTGATCAGCATGATAGCTAGCAAATAATAAAGATTTGAAAACTTCAAAAGACGAATCAAAAAAACTAGTTTACTTGTTAATGTTTAGAACATTTTCTTCTCAGATATGGCACATGTAAGTATGCAACAAATAGAAATGAGTTCATTTAAAAATGACCGCGTTCAGCTTCAAGCCTAAAATATCTATATTTGCAgattatcaaaaatatatttcgcaCAAGGTTTTTCTACACGTATTTCTAATTtctacactcagaaaaaaaccTTATTAAAATCAAGTGCAAACAGTATAGATTTATAAACGATTTCATACTTAACATTTTAAGAACGTTTTTACTTATTGAATAAAACACAATATGCGTTTGACTCTGAAAATACTTGATTCAAGGACgaaatacataattttttttgagtgtagcTTACCAGGAATTTGTCCAAATTATAAATCTTTAAATGGACAATTCAAGTACCTTATCTTAGGCGTTGATCCAAAGTGTATAGCAAAGATAATCAGCTGTTTAAGCCGGCCAGTTTGATAAGAACGGAAATCTCTAAGCAGGTAAAATATGAGGGTGCTAGGTTTCTCTGAACAGATTGTCTTGTGTTCATTTAGTGCTGACCCAGCCAAGTACCCAGTTTGGTAATTTTCAATTCTTTACATAAGAACTTATATATTTGTAAATCgtaaacatttttcaatcCAATGGAAAGCAAAGCCCGGGTTAAGCCATCGTCATTTCTCGGAGTTGTGTGTGCTATATGCGCCGAGTTTTACACTCCCTGGGATGTAATATTTTCATCCGCCAAATGTGGTCATATTTTCCACAAAGCCTGTCTTACGCGTTGGCTCAATTTGTCCCTGACTTGCCCCCAATGCCGAGGGAGCTGTCACAGGGATAGCATACGCcggatatatttaaatttctcAAATAAACAGGATGTTGAGGGTAAGCAGCCAATTAAACTGTCTGTTCAATGGGTTCCTTTGGATATTAGTTTAAAAAAGCTACCGAAAGGCGTGGTCAAATGTggctttgatgacaatggcaaCTGCACATATGTGGCTCGCGTCTACCTGAACGATGATTTGTTGCCAGCGAGCTATGTGGCAAAGACCAAAACAGCATTATGTTCATGGGGCTGCCTGGCCTATGAGTCCACCGAACTGGAAGTCCTAGTTCTGACCGATTGCCATTACAAATGGGTTCCAGGCACGAAAGGAAGTTACTCATCGGATGCCCTTCAAACCGGATACTCTGAGGATGGGGAAGTAACCTACACGGGACGTGGCCAATATAAAGGAATCTTGCGACTGGGAAAAGTGCATCCATCTCATGAGGTGATGTACATACCACATCGGGGTCTGGAAGTAAACATACCTGACTATGAGGTACTGGTAGTTGTCccttgttaaaataaaatataaaaaaagcttTTCTGCTTAATTAATCTTCATGATgtactatttttatttaaaatgtgttAGACGCTATGTAATTTCTGATTAGTGTTTTGAACCTACGCATGTTGTGAacataattatttatataagaCTACTCGTATATCTCTACAATTCATATTTTTCTCTGCACTCCAGCTTGGCTTTGTTGTTCCAACAGAGGGCCTCACAAaatttgctttaaaaataCGTTTAGCTTGTATAATTCGTTTAATAAATCTGCCCAATCTGCACTGTAACATGAcatttaatatatatgtatatatttagctaaaatacaaatttatatgCTCAACATGCTTTTAACATTTAACCAACAGGCTTTTACTTTTCAATAGAAataggatttttttttgttttttgttgtttcattGACTTTGTACTTAGTTTCTAAAcagtttgtatatataaatataaaaatgagTGTGTGACTGTGTTTTGTGTGGGAGTGTTATGTGGTGTGTGACTACATAagacatttatatatataattattggTATTTACAAATTGATCGGATCCGATGTATAATGCATGCATGTGTTGTATTTCGTTTGCTAATTAAGCCTGAATTTGAGTTGGATCTGATTTGTGATTGGGCTGAATTGGTTAAACATTTGAGCTCAGTTGAAGACGAAAACAGTCTACGTGGATATACACCTCCATTAGGATACAATTACGGCTTACAATTCATGGGACAACGAAAAAACTTCTAAACAGACTTGAAAACAGTTTTAGTATATGCGGAAGTGGCTGGGGATGACTCTATAAACTATATTAACTAGTTTACAAATGTATTTTGCTGCCCTAACGACGACCTATTTGTCTGTTTCATTTTTGGGCTGACAGATAGTTCATGTACTTGGTGGTCTGCTGGGCATTCCGCACCAGCTCGCTCTCCTCCTTACCCGAGGGTAGCTGCTCCTGGCCCTGACCACCCTGAGCCTGCCAGTTGTCCTCGCCCTGCGGCTGATGGACGTCTGGCTGGGAGCGGCGCGTGAAATGGCGATGCCGCTGATGCTGATGTTGCGGCGAAGTCTGCTGTCGGCGATCAAACGAGCTAGACGCTTCGCTGGCCAAACTGCTCTGGCTGCTGTAGCGCGGGAATCGCGGACCACCGCCTCCTCCATGTGTGGGACTCTGGTTATACCTATAGCCAGTCTTGTCCATTTGAGACTTTGGCGGTCTTGGCAGAGTGCGAGCCCTCGAGGAGCTGCGACTATTCGACTCCGGTCCGTTGG contains:
- the LOC119549521 gene encoding uncharacterized protein LOC119549521; the protein is MESKARVKPSSFLGVVCAICAEFYTPWDVIFSSAKCGHIFHKACLTRWLNLSLTCPQCRGSCHRDSIRRIYLNFSNKQDVEGKQPIKLSVQWVPLDISLKKLPKGVVKCGFDDNGNCTYVARVYLNDDLLPASYVAKTKTALCSWGCLAYESTELEVLVLTDCHYKWVPGTKGSYSSDALQTGYSEDGEVTYTGRGQYKGILRLGKVHPSHEVMYIPHRGLEVNIPDYEVLVVVPC
- the LOC119549929 gene encoding natterin-4-like, which codes for MESTAAEGAASANDSSPSLNVLCAICNEFFRANDIIFSTTSCGHVFHKECLTRWLNTSGTCPQCRGACNRNRVHRLYLNFSEATEYDYQEPPKKPIEWVPMDLDRNSFPDSHLPPEGAVQCGTNEDGLPTYVARGFYQDDLLPSFYVPEKKAAFGSHACRAHRLTDDVELLVLNDCDHKWVAGRDGTYPRNALKAGYSETHEVTYTGRGIYEGVLRLGKVHPSHKVMYIPHRGQEVNVNTYEVLVVTPREQAER